Proteins encoded within one genomic window of Macadamia integrifolia cultivar HAES 741 unplaced genomic scaffold, SCU_Mint_v3 scaffold577, whole genome shotgun sequence:
- the LOC122069305 gene encoding 20 kDa chaperonin, chloroplastic-like gives MAALQLNCSSISTRGLPSFQGLRQSSASLSIVAPSRVSLDQRPSRGGLVVRAATVVAPKYTSIKPLSDRVLVKIKTVEEKTVGGILLPTTAQTKPQGGEVVAVGEGKAIGKTKVDISVKTGAQIVYSKYAGTELEFNGSNHMLLKEDDIVGILETDDIKDMKPLNDRVLIKVAEVEEKTAGGLLLADSAKEKPSIGTVVAVGPGTLDEEGKQKPLTVSPGNTVLFSKYAGNDFKSGDGSDYIALRASDVMAVLSS, from the exons ATGGCTGCGCTTCAGTTGAATTGCTCTTCTATTTCAACTAGAGGGTTGCCGTCGTTTCAAGGGCTTCGTCAATCAAGTGCTTCTCTTTCGATTGTCGCCCCATCCCGTGTAAGTTTGGACCAAAGACCATCACGAGGAGGGCTCGTTGTGAGAGCTGCAACCGTCGTTGCACCGAAG TACActtccatcaagccattgagTGATAGAGTGCTAGTGAAGATCAAGACGGTAGAGGAGAAAACAGTTGGTGGTATACTGCTTCCTACAACAGCTCAGACAAAACCTCAAGGAGGTGAAGTTGTAGCTGTTGGAGAGGGTAAGGCGATTGGGAAGACTAAGGTGGACATCAGTGTGAAG ACTGGCGCCCAAATAGTGTACTCAAAGTATGCAGGGACGGAATTGGAGTTCAATGGATCAAACCATATGCTTTTGAAGGAGGATGATATTGTTGGTATCCTTGAGACAGACGACATCAAAGATATGAAGCCTCTGAATGACCGTGTTCTAATTAAG GTTGCTGAAGTTGAGGAGAAGACTGCTGGGGGATTGTTGCTGGCAGACTCTGCCAAGGAGAAACCATCCATCGGCACG GTGGTTGCGGTTGGACCAGGTACACTGGATGAGGAAGGCAAGCAAAAGCCATTAACAGTGTCGCCTGGAAACACGGTGTTGTTCTCTAAATATGCAGGGAATGACTTCAAGAGTGGTGATGGTTCTGACTACATTGCTCTAAGGGCATCTGATGTGATGGCTGTGCTCTCATCATAG
- the LOC122069309 gene encoding probable ribose-5-phosphate isomerase 2 yields the protein MTINLSFFVGKTIMASSSSSSSTPASPSIPSPPPPPVFLTQEELKRIAALKAVEFVESGMVLGLGTGSTAKFAVERIGELLQEGKLKNIIGIPTSKKTHEQAMSLGIPLSDLDSHPVIDLAIDGADEVDPYLNLVKGRGGSLLREKMIEGASKKFIVIVDESKLVPYLGGSLLTMPVEILPFCWKFTTEKLQRLFEDYGCVAKLRTCGESDEPFLTDNGNYIVELYLEKEIGDLNAASDSILRLTGVVEHGMFLNMATTVIIAGELGVTVKNK from the coding sequence ATGACCATCAATTTGTCGTTTTTCGTGGGTAAAACTATCatggcttcttcctcttcttcttcttcaactcctgcTTCTCCGTCGATTCCttctccacctccaccaccagtGTTCTTGACGCAGGAAGAATTGAAGAGAATCGCTGCATTGAAGGCCGTTGAGTTTGTGGAATCGGGAATGGTTTTAGGGCTGGGAACTGGGTCGACGGCCAAGTTTGCGGTGGAGCGAATAGGAGAGCTTCTGCAAGAGGGGAAACTCAAGAACATCATTGGAATACCcacttcaaagaaaacccatgaacAGGCGATGTCGTTAGGGATTCCTCTTTCGGATCTTGATTCGCATCCGGTTATTGATCTTGCCATTGATGGTGCCGATGAAGTTGATCCTTACCTCAATCTCGTTAAGGGCCGAGGTGGGTCTTTGCTGAGGGAGAAGATGATTGAGGGCGCTTCCAAGAAGTTTATCGTCATTGTTGATGAGTCGAAGCTGGTACCCTATTTGGGTGGGAGCCTTCTTACTATGCCGGTTGAGATTTTGCCTTTCTGCTGGAAGTTCACGACTGAGAAGTTACAGAGGTTGTTTGAAGACTATGGTTGTGTTGCAAAGCTTAGAACTTGTGGGGAAAGTGATGAGCCCTTCTTGACTGATAATGGGAATTATATTGTGGAATTGTATTTGGAGAAAGAAATTGGGGATCTAAATGCTGCTAGCGATTCAATTCTGCGACTTACAGGTGTTGTTGAGCATGGAATGTTTCTCAACATGGCCACCACTGTTATAATTGCTGGCGAGCTAGGAGTCACAGTGAAGAACAAGTAG
- the LOC122069323 gene encoding amino-acid permease BAT1 homolog has translation MGEGSPAASRVEMDSGEKRLNELGYKQELRREMTLFKTLAISFSTMTLFTGITPLYGSSLLYAGPASLVWGWVVVSFFTWFVGIAMAEICSSFPTTGSLYFWAAHLAGPKWGPFASWCCAWLETIGLVAGIGTQAYAGSQTLQSIILLCTGTNKGGGYLAPKWLFLCMYIGLTVIWAFLNTFALEVIAFIDIISIWWQVIGGTVIVILLPLVALTRQSASYVFTHFEVASASTGISSKPYAVILSFLVSQYSLYGYDAAAHLTEETRGADKNGPIAILSSIGIITVFGWAYILALTFSIQDPSYLFDVNNETAGTFVPAQILYDAFHGRYHNSAGAIILLFIIWGSFFFGGLSITTSAARVVYALSRDGGVPFSSMWRKVHPKHKVPSNAVWLCAAICILLGLPILKINVVFTAITSICTIGWVGGYAVPIFARMVMKERDFKAGPFYLGKARRPICLVAFLWICYTCAVFLLPTFYPISWSTFNYAPAALGIALGLIFLWWILDARKWFKGPVRNIEVLNGKV, from the exons ATGGGAGAAGGTTCACCAGCAGCGTCGAGGGTTGAGATGGATTCAGGAGAGAAGCGTCTCAATGAACTGGGTTACAAGCAAGAACTCAGAAGAGAAATG ACTCTGTTCAAGACACTTGCAATCTCATTTTCCACAATGACCCTTTTCACAGGAATAACTCCCCTGTATGGCTCGAGCCTGCTTTATGCAGGGCCTGCAAGTTTGGTGTGGGGATGGGTGGTTGTGTCATTCTTCACTTGGTTCGTTGGTATTGCTATGGCTGAAATCTGCTCCTCTTTTCCT ACTACTGGCTCTCTTTACTTCTGGGCTGCTCATTTAGCTGGCCCCAAATGGGGTCCATTTGCTTCATGGTGTTGTGCTTGGCTGGAGACCATTGGCCTTGTTGCTGGCATTGGTACACAG GCTTATGCAGGGTCACAAACATTGCAAAGTATCATTTTACTTTGTACTGGTACAAACAAAGGTGGAGGGTACCTTGCCCCAAAATGGTTATTCTTGTGCATGTATATAGGCCTTACAGTTATATGGGCATTTCTCAACACATTTGCATTAGAAGTTATCGCCTTCATTGACATAATTTCAATCTGGTGGCAG GTCATTGGAGGTACTGTCATAGTTATATTGCTTCCCCTGGTTGCACTGACAAGGCAATCAGCTTCCTACGTATTCACCCATTTTGAGGTGGCATCAGCGTCAACTGGGATATCAAGCAAACCATATGCAgtaattctttctttccttgtcaGTCAGTACTCACTTTATGGGTATGATGCTGCAGCACATCTAACAGAGGAAACAAGGGGTGCAGACAAGAACGGTCCTATAGCAATTCTTTCTAGTATAGGCATCATTACAGTATTTGGATGGGCATACATTTTGGCCCTTACCTTCAGCATTCAG GATCCAAGCTATTTATTTGATGTAAACAATGAGACTGCGGGGACATTTGTGCCGGCTCAGATACTTTATGATGCATTCCATGGGAGGTATCATAATTCTGCCGGAGCAATTATTTTGCTTTTCATTATTTGGGGATCATTCTTCTTTGGTGGCCTTTCAATCACTACAAGTGCAGCCAGAGTG GTATATGCATTATCAAGGGATGGAGGAGTTCCTTTCTCATCTATGTGGCGCAAGGTGCACCCAAAACACAAGGTTCCTTCAAATGCAGTGTGGTTGTGTGCGGCCATCTGCATTCTTCTTGGACTTCCTATATTGAAAATTAATGTAGTTTTTACTGCTATAACTTCAATATGTACAATTGGATGGGTTGGTGGCTATGCGGTTCCAATATTTGCGAGAATGGTGATGAAGGAGAGGGACTTTAAAGCAGGACCATTTTATTTGGGCAAGGCAAGAAGACCAATTTGCTTGGTAGCCTTTCTGTGGATCTGCTATACCTGTGCTGTCTTCCTACTGCCAACTTTCTACCCAATCTCATGGAGTACATTCAACTATGCACCTGCTGCATTGGGTATTGCTTTAGGCCTCATATTTCTCTGGTGGATTTTGGATGCAAGAAAATGGTTTAAGGGGCCTGTTAGGAACATTGAAGTGCTGAATGGAAAGGTTTGA
- the LOC122069314 gene encoding amino-acid permease BAT1 homolog, translated as MVNCKENNKPLLIARTTTVNALEMDSGERRLNELGYKQELRREMSLLKIFGITFSTMAVFIGTPLYGASILYAGPGSMIWGWVVVTFFTWFIGIAMAEICSSFPTAGSLYFWSAQLAGPIWGPFASWCCAWLEIIGLISGIGAQAYPGSQVLQIIILLCTGTNKGGGYFAPPWVFLCIYIVHIIIWAVLNIFALKVIAFLDIISIWWQVIGCLVVTIMLPVVAPQTQSASYVFTHFETSPELSGISSTPYAVILSLLLTQYSLLGYDTAAHLTEETKGADITGPLAILSSIGVVTFFGAGYYLALTFSIQDLNYLYDPTNETAGALIPAQIFYDVFQGRFQNPGGAIAFLIIIWGSFFFCGLSITTSAARVVYALSRDAGIPFSSIWRQVHPKHKVPKNAVWLCAAIAIVMGLPILKVNVVFTAIISICSVGWFGSYAVPIFARLVMDEKNFQPGPFYLGRSRRPICLVAFLWICYTCAAFVLPTYYPIKWDNFNYAPIALGIVLTLIMLWWVLDARKWFKGPVRNINLET; from the exons ATGGTAAATTGTAAAGAGAATAACAAACCTTTGCTTATAG CTAGAACTACAACTGTGAATGCTCTTGAGATGGATTCAGGAGAGAGGCGTCTCAATGAGCTTGGTTACAAGCAAGAACTCAGAAGAGAAATG TCTCTGTTGAAGATATTTGGGATTACATTCTCAACCATGGCAGTTTTCATAGGGACACCTCTGTATGGTGCAAGTATTCTTTATGCAGGGCCTGGTAGTATGATATGGGGATGGGTGGTGGTTACATTCTTCACCTGGTTCATTGGGATTGCCATGGCTGAGATCTGTTCTTCTTTCCCA ACAGCAGGTTCACTTTACTTCTGGTCTGCTCAATTGGCTGGTCCCATCTGGGGTCCATTTGCATCTTGGTGCTGTGCCTGGCTGGAAATTATTGGCCTTATTTCTGGGATTGGCGCACAG GCCTATCCAGGGTCACAGGTATTGCAAATCATCATTCTACTATGTACTGGTACAAATAAGGGTGGTGGATACTTTGCTCCTCCCTGGGTGTTCTTATGCATATACATAGTTCATATCATCATATGGGCAGTACTCAACATATTTGCATTAAAAGTTATAGCCTTTCTTGACATAATCTCAATATGGTGGCAG GTAATTGGTTGTCTGGTTGTAACAATAATGCTCCCCGTGGTGGCACCTCAGACTCAATCTGCTTCTTATGTGTTTACTCATTTTGAGACATCTCCAGAGTTGAGTGGGATAAGTAGCACACCCTACGCTGTGATTCTATCACTACTTCTCACTCAATACAGTTTGTTGGGTTATGACACTGCTGCACATCTAACAGAGGAAACAAAGGGTGCAGATATAACTGGCCCTCTTGCAATTCTCTCAAGCATAGGAGTTGTCACATTTTTTGGAGCTGGTTACTACTTGGCTCTTACTTTCAGCATTCAG GATCTGAACTACCTATACGACCCGACCAATGAGACAGCTGGGGCACTTATACCAGCACAAATATTCTATGATGTATTTCAGGGAAGGTTCCAGAACCCTGGAGGAGCTATAGCTTTCCTCATCATCATATGgggatcatttttcttttgtggcCTTTCAATAACCACTAGTGCAGCAAGAGTA GTGTATGCTTTGTCAAGGGATGCAGGAATTCCCTTTTCCTCAATATGGAGACAAGTGCACCCAAAGCACAAAGTGCCAAAGAATGCAGTTTGGTtatgtgcagccattgccattGTTATGGGACTACccattttgaaggttaatgttGTCTTCACTGCTATCATTTCTATATGTTCAGTAGGGTGGTTTGGCAGCTATGCAGTACCAATTTTTGCAAGGTTGGTAATGGATGAGAAGAATTTCCAACCTGGACCTTTTTATTTGGGAAGAAGTAGAAGGCCAATTTGCCTAGTGGCCTTCCTGTGGATATGTTATACTTGTGCTGCTTTTGTTTTGCCaacttactatcccatcaagtGGGATAATTTCAACTATGCACCCATTGCTCTGGGTATAGTTCTGACATTAATAATGTTGTGGTGGGTATTAGATGCAAGGAAATGGTTCAAAGGACCAGTCAGGAACATCAATCTTGAGACTTAA